From a single Nostoc edaphicum CCNP1411 genomic region:
- a CDS encoding SRPBCC family protein, translating to MSQVLEQSIQINATATVVERCISDLTLMHRWLNPVLRCEPVGEAWSTDIGSESRFIIQIPLLKPTLNSVVVERQPGLVVWEFQGFFQGRDRWECQPIEKGTLLLNRFEYDIPNPLVSWGFNTFAASWTKADMQAQLRRLKRVAENS from the coding sequence ATGTCCCAAGTTTTGGAACAATCGATTCAAATTAATGCTACAGCTACGGTGGTGGAGCGCTGTATTAGCGATTTGACCCTCATGCACCGCTGGCTCAACCCCGTTCTTCGTTGCGAACCTGTAGGCGAAGCTTGGAGTACGGATATCGGCAGTGAAAGTCGTTTTATTATTCAAATTCCTCTACTAAAACCCACTTTGAATAGCGTAGTTGTAGAACGACAACCGGGTTTGGTAGTTTGGGAATTTCAGGGATTTTTTCAAGGACGCGATCGCTGGGAATGTCAACCCATAGAAAAAGGAACGCTCCTACTCAACCGCTTTGAGTACGATATCCCTAACCCATTAGTAAGTTGGGGTTTTAACACCTTTGCCGCATCTTGGACAAAAGCAGATATGCAAGCCCAGCTGCGCCGCCTCAAACGAGTCGCGGAAAATTCGTAA
- a CDS encoding mechanosensitive ion channel, which translates to MNTTWQGITQLIDIGLSMRGQQFLAQSPSLQPVQPAVNQGIADVQGIVQQLILFTPRLLGAVAILLVGWLIAAIAAAVTRGILNRTNIDNRIASGITGRQDVPQVEKIISTLVFWSIILLTAVAVLQTLDLEIASRPLNNFLNQLIGFLPKLVGAGILLGAAWFLATIVKIITVRSLQAFNLDERLNPEPEDRTPSLNQLSLSETIGNALYWFIFLLFLAPVLDTLGLREALQPVQALITEVLLILPNILAAILIAVVGWFIANVVRRIVTNLLATTGIDHLGSRLGLSASAGVQPLSNILGTVVYVLILIPVAIAALNALGIAAISVPAIAMLQQVLNALPAIFTAIAIWIVAYFVGRFVADLVTSILTNLGFNNIFTILGLTTPTRRIEISTEPTVEPTPTRTPSEIAGIVALVGIMLFATVAAVNILNIPALTALVSGIVIIFGRILAGLVIFAIGLFLANLAFKIITSSGDRQAQILGQVARIAIITLVSAMALQQIGVASDIVNLAFGLLLGAIAVAIALAFGLGGRDIAREQVQEWLNSFKGRN; encoded by the coding sequence ATGAACACAACTTGGCAGGGAATAACCCAGTTGATAGATATTGGTTTATCGATGAGGGGACAGCAATTTTTGGCACAGTCGCCCAGCCTACAACCGGTGCAACCAGCAGTGAATCAAGGAATCGCTGATGTGCAAGGTATTGTTCAACAGTTGATTCTGTTTACACCCCGTCTACTGGGGGCAGTAGCAATTTTACTAGTAGGTTGGCTAATTGCAGCGATCGCAGCAGCGGTGACGCGAGGAATCCTCAATCGGACAAACATAGATAACCGTATTGCCTCTGGGATAACGGGTCGTCAAGATGTTCCACAGGTGGAGAAAATCATCTCCACTTTAGTTTTTTGGAGCATTATCCTGTTGACGGCGGTAGCTGTTTTACAGACATTGGATCTAGAGATAGCTTCTCGACCCCTGAATAATTTTCTCAATCAACTTATTGGCTTTTTGCCAAAGTTGGTTGGTGCGGGAATCCTTTTGGGAGCCGCCTGGTTTTTAGCGACCATTGTGAAGATTATCACTGTCCGTTCATTACAGGCATTCAATCTGGATGAGCGTTTGAATCCAGAACCAGAAGACAGGACACCCAGCCTTAATCAGCTGTCTCTAAGTGAGACAATTGGCAATGCTCTGTATTGGTTTATATTTTTACTGTTTCTCGCACCAGTTTTAGATACTCTCGGACTCAGGGAGGCTCTACAACCAGTACAAGCTCTAATTACAGAAGTTCTGCTAATTCTGCCGAACATTTTAGCGGCAATATTAATTGCTGTAGTTGGCTGGTTCATAGCTAATGTGGTAAGGCGGATTGTGACGAACTTGTTGGCGACAACTGGGATCGATCATTTAGGTAGTCGGTTGGGATTATCTGCGTCTGCGGGAGTGCAGCCTCTATCGAATATTCTCGGCACAGTTGTCTATGTTTTGATTTTGATTCCTGTGGCGATCGCAGCTCTCAATGCTTTGGGAATTGCTGCGATATCCGTACCCGCGATCGCAATGCTGCAACAGGTTCTCAACGCCCTACCTGCTATCTTCACAGCCATAGCAATTTGGATTGTTGCCTATTTTGTTGGGCGGTTTGTCGCAGATTTGGTGACAAGTATCCTCACCAATTTAGGCTTTAATAACATTTTCACGATTTTGGGTCTGACAACACCCACTAGACGAATCGAAATTTCAACAGAACCAACAGTTGAACCTACTCCAACTCGCACTCCATCGGAAATTGCAGGTATTGTTGCCTTAGTGGGTATCATGCTGTTTGCTACGGTGGCGGCGGTGAATATCTTGAATATTCCAGCCCTGACAGCATTAGTGTCTGGAATTGTGATTATATTCGGGCGGATTTTAGCAGGATTGGTGATCTTTGCCATTGGCTTATTCCTAGCAAATCTGGCTTTTAAGATCATTACCAGTTCTGGCGATCGACAAGCACAGATTTTAGGTCAAGTGGCGCGGATTGCCATCATTACCTTAGTCTCTGCAATGGCACTGCAACAGATTGGAGTTGCCAGTGATATTGTGAATTTGGCCTTTGGACTTTTATTAGGTGCGATCGCAGTTGCTATTGCCCTAGCCTTTGGTCTAGGAGGGCGCGATATTGCAAGAGAGCAAGTTCAAGAATGGCTAAACTCTTTCAAAGGTAGAAACTAA